One Alphaproteobacteria bacterium genomic window carries:
- the secD gene encoding protein translocase subunit SecD, translating to MIRLSKFQLVFVVLVIVWGSLLALPNFLSEATLSRFPAFMPTQRVNLGLDLKGGAQLLLEAEVEKSILDRFEQLGMDIKKNLRKESLGYQSLTVIPQKDASPKIVFVPRIGDDRARVRKAIREASALLQVTGGTDNQLIVTYSDASYTEMVRGIIGRTRDIIHKRIDAYGTSEPTILIQGTDRILVQLPGVSDPARVKELLGTTAKMSFHLVPAQASEGSGYTSATAKTVPLRDEKSDLAIEKQAVLSGENLVNAQPRTSQETGEWEVHFELDGAGAAKFGEITANNIGRRFAIVLDDKIITAPRINGAIPGGSGMITGSFSSESAHDLALLMRSGALPAPIKVIEERLVGPDLGQDSINAGKNATILAVVLVGIFMIVSYAFFGFVANVGLIANLILLVGGLSMLGATLTLPGIAGIALTLGMAVDANVLIFERIREELAMGRKNNQAISAGYDRAMTTIIDSNITTLLAALVLFYYGSGPIQGFAVTLSLGIIISMFTAITFTRVIITLWINWFRPKTLSI from the coding sequence ATGATTCGTCTCAGTAAATTTCAGCTTGTGTTTGTTGTTCTTGTTATTGTGTGGGGATCGCTTCTTGCGCTACCCAATTTTCTCAGTGAGGCGACTCTTTCACGCTTTCCTGCTTTTATGCCAACCCAGCGAGTGAACTTAGGCCTTGATCTCAAGGGAGGGGCACAGCTTTTGCTTGAGGCTGAAGTCGAGAAATCGATTCTTGATCGATTTGAGCAACTTGGGATGGATATAAAGAAAAACCTGCGCAAAGAGAGCCTTGGCTATCAATCACTTACGGTAATACCGCAAAAGGATGCCTCACCAAAGATTGTTTTTGTTCCGCGTATCGGAGATGATCGGGCGCGTGTGCGAAAGGCCATTCGGGAGGCGAGTGCCCTTCTTCAAGTAACGGGTGGCACCGATAATCAGTTGATTGTGACATACAGTGATGCAAGCTATACAGAAATGGTTCGGGGGATTATTGGTCGTACCCGTGATATCATCCACAAGCGTATCGATGCTTATGGCACATCAGAGCCAACAATTTTGATTCAAGGAACAGATAGAATCCTTGTGCAGTTGCCTGGTGTTAGTGATCCTGCGCGTGTTAAAGAATTGCTTGGGACTACTGCGAAAATGTCCTTTCATTTGGTTCCGGCCCAAGCATCCGAAGGAAGTGGTTATACAAGTGCTACAGCAAAAACAGTGCCTTTGCGTGATGAAAAAAGTGACTTAGCTATTGAGAAGCAGGCAGTTCTTTCAGGAGAAAATTTAGTTAATGCCCAACCGCGAACAAGCCAAGAAACTGGCGAGTGGGAGGTGCACTTCGAGTTGGATGGCGCAGGTGCTGCGAAGTTTGGTGAAATTACAGCCAATAATATTGGCAGACGCTTTGCGATTGTTCTTGATGATAAAATTATAACAGCTCCACGCATTAATGGTGCAATTCCAGGTGGTAGCGGTATGATTACAGGGAGCTTTAGTAGCGAATCTGCCCATGATCTTGCGCTTCTTATGCGTTCTGGGGCTTTGCCAGCGCCTATTAAGGTTATCGAAGAGCGTCTTGTTGGACCTGATCTTGGCCAAGATTCAATTAATGCAGGAAAAAATGCGACTATCCTTGCGGTGGTCCTCGTTGGTATTTTTATGATTGTCTCGTATGCATTTTTTGGCTTTGTTGCCAATGTGGGGCTGATTGCAAATCTGATTTTGCTTGTGGGGGGTCTTTCAATGCTGGGTGCAACGCTTACACTTCCCGGAATTGCGGGCATTGCCCTCACGTTGGGTATGGCTGTTGATGCAAACGTGCTTATTTTTGAGCGCATCCGTGAAGAGTTGGCGATGGGTCGTAAAAATAATCAAGCGATTAGTGCCGGATATGATCGTGCAATGACAACGATTATTGATTCGAATATTACAACTCTTTTGGCAGCTCTTGTTCTTTTTTATTATGGATCGGGTCCTATTCAGGGGTTTGCTGTGACGCTTTCTTTAGGAATTATCATTTCAATGTTTACGGCCATCACCTTCACACGCGTGATTATTACCCTTTGGATTAACTGGTTTCGTCCCAAAACTCTTAGTATATAG
- the smpB gene encoding SsrA-binding protein SmpB, which yields MSAPKKNSPGSTIAQNRKAHHNYFVEETLEAGLVLQGTEVKSLRAGKANIEESHAGEMEGALYIFNMNITPYTFSSHFNHEPRRPRKLLLHAKEAKKIGGAIKRKGYTLIPLSIYFNKRGRVKVALGLCKGKNTVDKRQTEKDRSWARDKQRLLRNKS from the coding sequence ATGTCTGCGCCAAAAAAAAATAGCCCCGGGAGTACAATCGCCCAAAATCGCAAGGCTCACCACAACTATTTCGTGGAAGAGACCCTGGAGGCTGGCCTTGTTTTACAAGGCACTGAGGTGAAGTCCCTCCGTGCGGGAAAAGCGAATATCGAGGAATCACACGCAGGAGAAATGGAAGGGGCCCTTTACATCTTCAATATGAATATTACCCCCTACACATTCAGTTCGCATTTCAATCACGAGCCTCGTCGACCACGAAAACTGCTGCTACACGCCAAAGAAGCCAAGAAAATAGGAGGTGCTATTAAGCGCAAGGGGTACACCCTCATTCCTCTCAGTATTTACTTTAATAAACGCGGTCGCGTAAAGGTTGCTCTCGGGTTGTGTAAAGGAAAAAATACAGTTGATAAACGGCAAACAGAAAAAGATCGCTCATGGGCTCGGGATAAGCAACGCCTTCTGCGCAACAAAAGTTAG
- the sfsA gene encoding DNA/RNA nuclease SfsA yields the protein MRYDPPLIPGTLIKRYKRFLVDVQLDTGEVIVCHCPNSGAMLGINTPGLRVWVQPIVNPTGKLGYRFEMVEVQNTYVGANTARPNKLVEEALRLRTLVPFGGYECVTREVKYGAHSRMDFLLSGPNLPNHYVEVKNVHHKVADQARFPDSVTVRGTKHLRELMACVKEGGRASVVFVIQRDDCVSFAPAAEIDTTFAQAFREACAAGVDMYAYLCTVCPISLEILREIPIIKDN from the coding sequence ATGCGCTACGATCCACCGTTGATACCCGGAACGCTTATAAAAAGATACAAACGCTTTCTTGTTGATGTCCAATTAGACACAGGTGAGGTGATTGTGTGCCACTGTCCCAATTCAGGGGCAATGCTCGGAATCAATACGCCGGGACTAAGGGTTTGGGTGCAGCCGATTGTAAACCCAACAGGTAAGTTAGGCTATCGCTTCGAAATGGTTGAGGTACAAAACACGTATGTTGGCGCAAATACGGCTCGTCCGAACAAGCTTGTAGAAGAAGCTTTGCGCTTGCGAACGCTTGTTCCCTTTGGTGGCTATGAATGTGTGACGCGTGAAGTGAAATATGGAGCACATTCGCGCATGGATTTTTTGCTTTCTGGTCCGAATCTCCCCAATCATTATGTTGAGGTAAAAAATGTGCATCACAAGGTTGCTGACCAAGCCCGTTTTCCTGACAGTGTAACGGTGCGTGGCACCAAACATCTCCGGGAACTTATGGCCTGTGTTAAGGAAGGTGGACGAGCATCTGTGGTTTTTGTGATCCAACGCGATGACTGTGTGTCTTTTGCGCCTGCTGCAGAAATTGACACTACGTTTGCACAAGCCTTTCGTGAAGCATGTGCGGCAGGTGTTGATATGTATGCGTATCTTTGTACGGTGTGTCCGATTTCTCTTGAAATTTTACGAGAAATCCCCATTATAAAGGACAACTAA
- a CDS encoding transglycosylase SLT domain-containing protein — protein sequence MFFSHFRKFFTYACACVFFGATFLLADKVIPRPHPLPFKKSPPFRLQENFVPAALSADGADELKRCSAVLDHLKHHRWVAAYESANQKCLILAKLSLWHSLYHGGSPQLLDAYIMFMAEQSWPRHSNLSINLEKLASHVKQDQKLVNWFQQHPPKTADGKIAFAKALNPQIDGKKRQKIIGDLWRNMSLSEKQFADVYRTFKNAMTPAIHKERLQSMLWKNSASDLKPLEPFLDTADRKIASFCRHAAAKNGDIMAQWKRLPESIRYKEVVLYYLAKWQRQTRHAHMFAFWTTHRRHIKIDTFDWWKELQRTIYAGIHLGKHDEINSIIHAYYPKENLGDRASSLWLRGWINLKNPDKTKRNPVRALKNFGEIYEFATFATTKSQAAYWAGLAAKEMGNAALGAQWFGKAAGYTTTYYGQLASDELNAVYDVKLRSWKNVDTAWLQKKNQVRTLCDFIQMLSRIDAGWEIYDCLVALLYRAENPSQALGVLSFCQKNYPPAFVFVSRVAMSRFGVEMRGYFPLLPPFYFKQEVDPALVHAVIHRESSFLHSAVSPAGAIGLMQLMPATAKEVSKAIGIRFMHNDELKKPHVNMQVGQRYLATLLAKYDGCIPLALAAYNAGPHNAQKWIDALGNPCKNTDINSWIEAIPFTETRHYVKAVLTNYRIYQLLLEPNNDPQT from the coding sequence ATGTTTTTTTCTCATTTCCGAAAATTTTTTACATATGCTTGTGCGTGTGTATTTTTTGGTGCAACGTTCCTTCTTGCTGATAAAGTCATTCCACGCCCCCATCCATTGCCGTTTAAAAAATCTCCCCCGTTTCGGTTGCAAGAAAATTTTGTTCCAGCCGCTTTATCGGCAGATGGTGCGGATGAGCTTAAACGGTGTTCCGCAGTACTTGACCACCTCAAGCATCATCGGTGGGTCGCAGCATATGAAAGTGCCAATCAAAAGTGTTTAATTCTTGCGAAGCTTAGTCTGTGGCACAGTTTATACCATGGTGGATCCCCCCAGCTTTTAGATGCGTACATTATGTTTATGGCAGAGCAATCCTGGCCAAGGCATAGCAATCTCAGTATCAATCTTGAGAAGTTGGCATCACATGTGAAGCAGGATCAAAAACTGGTAAATTGGTTTCAGCAGCATCCACCCAAGACAGCCGATGGAAAAATTGCTTTTGCAAAAGCCCTTAATCCTCAAATAGATGGAAAAAAGCGTCAAAAAATTATTGGCGATTTATGGCGCAACATGTCTTTGTCTGAGAAACAATTTGCTGATGTTTATCGTACCTTTAAAAATGCAATGACTCCTGCTATTCACAAAGAGCGTTTGCAGTCTATGCTGTGGAAAAACTCTGCAAGTGACCTCAAACCTCTAGAGCCTTTTTTGGATACAGCTGATAGAAAGATAGCATCATTTTGTCGCCATGCCGCTGCAAAAAACGGAGATATTATGGCCCAGTGGAAGAGATTACCGGAGTCCATCCGGTATAAAGAGGTGGTGCTTTACTATTTGGCCAAATGGCAGCGACAGACGCGTCATGCACACATGTTTGCTTTTTGGACAACACACCGTCGTCACATCAAAATAGACACTTTTGACTGGTGGAAAGAGTTACAAAGAACAATCTATGCGGGTATTCATCTTGGCAAACATGATGAAATTAATTCCATCATACATGCCTATTACCCCAAAGAGAACCTTGGTGATCGTGCCAGTTCGTTGTGGTTACGGGGGTGGATTAATTTGAAGAATCCTGACAAAACAAAACGTAATCCTGTTCGCGCACTGAAAAATTTTGGAGAAATTTATGAATTTGCCACATTTGCTACAACAAAGTCACAAGCGGCCTATTGGGCGGGCCTTGCTGCCAAAGAAATGGGGAATGCAGCCCTTGGTGCGCAGTGGTTTGGAAAAGCGGCTGGTTACACAACCACGTACTATGGCCAGCTTGCCAGCGATGAGCTCAACGCTGTCTATGATGTAAAATTACGGAGCTGGAAAAATGTTGATACGGCCTGGTTACAGAAAAAAAACCAGGTGCGTACGCTGTGTGATTTTATTCAAATGCTTAGCCGAATTGATGCGGGGTGGGAAATTTACGATTGTTTGGTTGCGCTTTTATATCGTGCGGAAAATCCCAGCCAAGCGCTGGGGGTGCTTTCTTTTTGTCAAAAAAACTATCCGCCGGCATTTGTTTTTGTGTCACGTGTAGCTATGTCTCGTTTCGGGGTTGAGATGCGGGGATATTTTCCTTTGCTTCCTCCTTTTTATTTTAAGCAAGAGGTTGATCCAGCTCTTGTGCATGCGGTTATTCACAGGGAAAGTTCGTTTCTCCATTCAGCGGTGAGCCCGGCGGGAGCTATTGGGCTGATGCAGCTAATGCCTGCAACAGCCAAGGAGGTCAGTAAGGCAATTGGTATTCGTTTTATGCACAACGATGAGTTAAAAAAACCACATGTGAATATGCAGGTTGGGCAACGATATCTGGCAACGTTGCTTGCAAAGTATGATGGGTGTATTCCCTTGGCCCTTGCAGCTTATAATGCTGGGCCGCACAATGCACAAAAGTGGATTGATGCTCTGGGGAACCCCTGCAAGAACACGGATATTAACTCCTGGATTGAAGCCATTCCCTTCACAGAAACACGGCATTACGTTAAAGCTGTTTTGACGAATTATCGTATTTATCAACTCTTGTTGGAACCCAATAATGACCCTCAAACCTGA
- the map gene encoding type I methionyl aminopeptidase, translated as MIKPLRHVRGTYGEPIPLYGEEGFVGMRAAGRLASQTLDHIMPFVKAGASTKYLNDVCHEFITSHNAIPAPLNYKGFPQSICTSVNHVICHGIPSETKILQEGDIINIDVTVILDGWYGDTSRMFAVGGIPLRAEKLIDVTYECMMRAIEIVRPGATLGDIGHAIQSHAEKHGFSVVRDFCGHGLGREFHVSPEVVHYGNPGEGMALEEGMFFTIEPMINAGHYAAKVLRDGWTAVTRDKSLSAQFEHSLGVTASGCEVFTTSGA; from the coding sequence ATGATAAAGCCTTTGCGACATGTGCGTGGCACCTATGGTGAGCCTATCCCTCTTTATGGCGAAGAGGGTTTTGTGGGTATGCGCGCTGCGGGTAGGTTAGCATCACAAACGCTTGATCACATCATGCCCTTTGTCAAAGCGGGCGCTTCCACCAAATATCTGAATGATGTATGTCATGAATTTATCACGTCTCATAATGCGATTCCTGCTCCCCTTAATTACAAAGGTTTTCCCCAATCAATTTGTACATCTGTCAATCATGTAATCTGTCACGGTATTCCTTCTGAGACTAAGATTTTGCAAGAAGGGGATATTATAAACATTGATGTTACGGTTATTCTTGATGGGTGGTACGGTGACACGAGTCGGATGTTTGCTGTTGGGGGTATTCCGTTACGGGCGGAAAAACTCATTGATGTGACATACGAGTGTATGATGCGGGCGATTGAAATTGTTCGTCCCGGGGCTACGTTGGGTGATATCGGACACGCTATCCAAAGTCATGCAGAGAAACATGGGTTTTCCGTCGTGCGGGATTTTTGCGGTCATGGCTTGGGTAGAGAGTTTCACGTATCTCCAGAGGTTGTTCATTATGGAAATCCGGGAGAGGGCATGGCCCTTGAGGAAGGAATGTTTTTTACCATTGAGCCCATGATTAATGCGGGGCACTATGCTGCCAAAGTGCTGCGTGATGGGTGGACCGCTGTGACTCGTGATAAATCACTATCTGCTCAGTTTGAGCATAGCTTAGGAGTAACGGCAAGCGGTTGCGAAGTTTTCACAACTAGCGGTGCCTGA
- a CDS encoding cation transporter, with the protein MSYDLTLARNVLVNRAAYASVFVAITLIAAKFWAWWVTGSVSLQATFIDSLLDALTSLANLFAVRMAMRPPDKFHRFGYGKSEAISALGQAFVIFTSGLWLFYETLGKAMNPVAPKETMAGVFVMLLSVLLTGLLLVFQRHVIARTKSMAIRADAAHYRMDLVINVGVIFSLLAAQYEPLVWVDAFTGFVIGLYIVKSCISVGREAINILIDKELDSSVRRKIIQIINQAADVRGYHDLRTRNSGNRFFIQCHLELNGTISLLSAHKISVDVRTKLREAFPDADVLLHLDPEDDRDYDHG; encoded by the coding sequence ATGTCATACGATCTCACTTTAGCACGCAATGTTCTTGTAAACAGAGCAGCCTATGCCTCGGTTTTTGTAGCCATTACACTGATCGCAGCAAAGTTTTGGGCGTGGTGGGTTACGGGATCCGTTAGCTTGCAAGCTACTTTTATTGATTCACTTTTGGATGCTTTAACCTCCCTTGCAAACCTGTTTGCTGTACGTATGGCCATGCGTCCTCCTGATAAATTTCACCGATTTGGATATGGAAAATCAGAGGCAATCTCAGCACTGGGACAGGCATTTGTTATTTTTACATCAGGGCTCTGGCTTTTTTACGAGACCTTGGGAAAAGCCATGAATCCGGTCGCTCCAAAGGAAACAATGGCTGGGGTTTTCGTAATGCTTCTTTCCGTCCTTTTAACAGGATTGCTATTAGTTTTTCAACGTCATGTAATAGCGCGCACGAAATCTATGGCTATTCGTGCGGATGCAGCGCACTACCGTATGGACTTAGTCATCAATGTGGGTGTTATTTTTTCATTGCTGGCGGCACAGTATGAACCCCTCGTATGGGTTGATGCTTTTACAGGGTTTGTGATTGGTCTCTACATTGTTAAAAGCTGCATCAGTGTTGGGCGTGAGGCCATTAATATTCTGATTGATAAAGAACTTGATAGCAGTGTGCGGCGCAAGATTATCCAGATTATTAACCAAGCTGCCGATGTCAGAGGCTATCACGATTTGCGCACCCGAAACAGCGGGAATCGTTTCTTCATTCAGTGCCACTTGGAATTAAACGGCACCATTTCACTCCTCAGCGCGCATAAAATTTCTGTTGATGTGCGTACAAAATTGCGCGAGGCTTTTCCAGATGCTGATGTTTTACTGCATCTAGACCCTGAGGACGACAGGGATTATGACCATGGCTAA
- the secF gene encoding protein translocase subunit SecF, with protein sequence MQGLRFFPSTPTIDFIGARKVAYGIALFVVLGAFAAWAVKGFNFGIDFRGGYLIEGRFTENVDLRDVREKLNTLDVGDVRLQALEKPTDILIRAEMAKSGFTDEQVIASIKSVLGKNVTYRRVETVGPKVSETLVQGAIWSVIWAMLAMLVYVWLRFEWQFSVCGILALMHDCIGVLGFYAISHMEFNETAIIAILTTAGYSINDTVVIYDRIRENFRRFTHTPMDKLVNQSINETLSRTMLTSGTTLLALAALYIFGGEVISNFSLPIIVGISLGTFSSICVSALLLLFFDIDRDHFVAKEGSSSRTKV encoded by the coding sequence ATGCAAGGATTACGTTTTTTCCCCTCAACGCCGACTATTGACTTCATAGGGGCGCGCAAGGTTGCTTATGGAATTGCCCTGTTTGTGGTTCTGGGCGCATTCGCTGCCTGGGCTGTGAAGGGGTTTAATTTTGGTATTGATTTTCGCGGGGGGTATTTAATCGAGGGACGCTTCACTGAAAATGTAGATCTTAGGGATGTGCGCGAAAAATTGAACACACTGGATGTGGGAGATGTTCGTCTTCAGGCACTTGAAAAGCCCACGGATATACTCATTCGTGCTGAAATGGCCAAATCGGGTTTTACCGATGAGCAAGTCATCGCATCCATTAAAAGTGTTTTGGGGAAGAATGTTACATATCGACGCGTTGAAACAGTTGGCCCTAAGGTGAGTGAGACACTGGTCCAGGGGGCAATTTGGTCTGTTATTTGGGCTATGCTGGCTATGCTTGTTTACGTGTGGTTGCGTTTCGAGTGGCAATTCAGTGTATGTGGTATTTTGGCACTGATGCACGATTGTATTGGCGTTCTTGGCTTTTATGCTATTTCTCACATGGAATTTAATGAAACAGCAATTATTGCTATCTTAACAACGGCTGGATATTCTATTAACGATACGGTTGTGATCTATGATCGTATTCGTGAAAATTTCCGCCGCTTTACCCATACCCCTATGGATAAACTTGTGAACCAAAGTATTAATGAAACACTTAGTCGCACAATGCTAACGTCCGGAACAACCTTATTGGCTTTGGCCGCACTTTATATTTTTGGTGGTGAGGTAATAAGCAATTTCAGCTTACCTATTATTGTAGGAATTTCACTTGGTACGTTTTCTTCTATCTGTGTGTCTGCCCTGTTGCTCTTGTTTTTTGATATTGATCGCGACCATTTTGTTGCAAAAGAAGGCAGTTCCTCCCGCACAAAAGTTTAA
- a CDS encoding competence/damage-inducible protein A → MDIATNKTAAVLIIGNEILSGRTKEANLNYIALALAKIGVSLTECRVVRDIEGEIIAAINALRVTYDYVFTTGGIGTTHDDITAACVAKAFDVPLVTNLKALSLLEDRYQSHLGPGARKMAVIPEGADLIENPVTIAPGFYMENVFVMAGVPAIAQAMFDDVVTKITHGKPVISETVTCHLPESYISQGLAQLQDTHPNLDIGSYPRWTATGFDLNLVIRGIDRAHVTAAHEDVKRFVEARTHEFEQLHISQG, encoded by the coding sequence ATGGATATCGCCACCAACAAAACAGCAGCCGTTCTGATCATTGGTAATGAAATTCTCTCGGGACGAACAAAGGAGGCCAATCTTAACTATATCGCCTTGGCACTCGCAAAAATTGGTGTGAGCCTTACCGAATGCCGGGTTGTACGGGATATTGAAGGTGAAATTATTGCTGCGATCAATGCCCTGCGGGTAACATATGACTATGTCTTTACAACCGGCGGCATTGGCACAACCCATGACGATATTACAGCCGCGTGCGTGGCAAAAGCTTTTGATGTGCCACTCGTAACGAATTTAAAAGCACTCTCTTTGTTAGAGGATCGCTATCAATCACACCTTGGTCCTGGGGCACGAAAAATGGCCGTCATCCCCGAAGGAGCTGACCTTATCGAGAACCCAGTAACTATTGCTCCTGGATTTTATATGGAGAACGTTTTTGTAATGGCAGGCGTTCCTGCAATCGCCCAAGCCATGTTCGATGATGTGGTGACAAAAATTACCCATGGAAAACCCGTGATCTCAGAAACTGTGACATGCCATCTTCCCGAAAGTTATATCTCACAAGGCCTGGCTCAACTCCAAGACACGCACCCCAACCTTGATATAGGAAGTTATCCACGGTGGACGGCCACGGGTTTTGATCTGAACTTGGTCATTCGAGGGATTGATAGGGCGCATGTTACAGCAGCCCACGAAGACGTCAAAAGATTTGTGGAAGCCCGCACACATGAATTTGAACAATTGCATATTTCACAGGGCTAA
- a CDS encoding HU family DNA-binding protein, with amino-acid sequence MNKADLVALVASQTNMTKADAERAVEAVFGGIGESLRKGAEARFTNFGTFSVRTRAAREGRNPRTGEKIKIPASKQPVFRAGKELKEICN; translated from the coding sequence ATGAATAAAGCGGATCTTGTAGCACTCGTTGCTTCACAGACAAACATGACGAAGGCTGACGCAGAGCGTGCTGTTGAGGCTGTTTTCGGGGGCATTGGTGAATCCCTTCGTAAGGGAGCTGAAGCACGTTTTACAAACTTCGGAACATTTTCCGTGCGTACGCGTGCAGCACGCGAGGGTCGTAACCCACGCACAGGTGAGAAGATTAAGATTCCCGCGTCTAAGCAGCCCGTTTTTCGTGCTGGTAAAGAACTCAAGGAAATTTGCAACTAA
- a CDS encoding mechanosensitive ion channel family protein, producing MNLSSLIDQFSFSTKIANMWSYGEIVLVLLGALLVRRPLVYVIFSLLSLGKSEKQKTYLRQALAGPLELGAVAVVFYASLQFLTFVHEIFYAAKVSGSVLMIAVFWAIHRSINAYATKVQEMYTLVDVGLTREVAEFITLGLRVVVVVVAVFTVLDIWGVNLTALIGGVGIMGAAIAFASQDIIKNIFGSIVVLTDRTYQVGDFVRIENTEGVVEHIGLRTTTLRDINKSLVSIPNSAVVNATVMNITRRTHRLIEVAVTLDPETPNIAIETFVRRLRGYLATHERVACDEVGVTPPIVCVADFTDRGIAVKATFFMSPPGTLQEGHIMKESVYLKAKQIADSEDVKMAWVQRIETSA from the coding sequence ATGAATTTATCTTCCCTTATTGACCAGTTTAGTTTCAGCACCAAGATTGCAAACATGTGGAGTTATGGTGAGATAGTGCTGGTTCTTTTGGGGGCTCTTCTCGTAAGGCGCCCTTTGGTTTACGTTATCTTTAGTCTTTTATCGTTGGGAAAGTCTGAAAAGCAGAAAACATACCTCCGCCAAGCGCTGGCGGGCCCCTTAGAGTTAGGTGCTGTGGCTGTTGTTTTTTACGCATCGCTTCAGTTTTTGACATTTGTTCATGAGATTTTCTACGCGGCAAAGGTATCGGGCTCGGTCCTTATGATTGCTGTTTTTTGGGCAATACATCGAAGCATCAATGCCTATGCTACAAAAGTTCAAGAAATGTACACTCTTGTTGATGTTGGGCTTACGCGGGAAGTTGCAGAGTTTATAACACTTGGCCTGCGCGTGGTGGTCGTTGTTGTTGCTGTGTTTACGGTGCTCGATATTTGGGGTGTGAATTTAACAGCCTTGATTGGCGGTGTGGGAATTATGGGTGCTGCTATTGCTTTTGCTTCCCAAGATATCATCAAAAACATTTTTGGTTCTATCGTGGTGCTAACGGATCGTACCTATCAGGTTGGTGATTTTGTGCGCATTGAAAATACAGAAGGGGTGGTTGAGCATATAGGCTTACGTACAACAACCCTTCGGGATATTAATAAGTCTCTGGTAAGTATCCCCAATAGCGCCGTGGTTAATGCTACTGTGATGAATATCACGCGCCGCACCCATCGTTTGATTGAGGTTGCTGTAACGCTTGATCCAGAAACACCTAATATCGCTATTGAGACTTTTGTGCGTCGTCTTCGTGGATATCTGGCCACGCACGAACGTGTTGCCTGCGATGAAGTGGGTGTAACGCCGCCTATTGTCTGTGTTGCTGATTTTACCGATAGGGGTATTGCGGTAAAAGCCACCTTCTTTATGTCGCCGCCCGGGACACTTCAAGAAGGCCATATAATGAAGGAATCTGTTTACCTTAAGGCAAAACAAATAGCCGATTCAGAGGATGTCAAAATGGCCTGGGTTCAACGTATAGAAACCTCTGCATAA
- a CDS encoding DUF2628 domain-containing protein: protein MRKLTREDFYNAVKGPNEGGRPSLYESHYYMNYYDKLGDRSRFIQWNWSAFFGGGAWMFYRRMFGFASAIIFINLFCIYFIIDGALEKNYTRLIWPIIVHVGIKVWLGIFGNIIYTAHIRRVLTKRKVPTTIEGDILWAYYAIHLVPILIASF, encoded by the coding sequence ATGCGTAAGCTTACTCGCGAAGATTTTTATAATGCTGTCAAAGGGCCGAACGAAGGGGGACGCCCATCCCTTTACGAAAGCCACTATTATATGAATTACTACGACAAGCTTGGTGATCGCTCTCGATTCATTCAGTGGAACTGGTCCGCATTTTTTGGTGGCGGGGCATGGATGTTCTATCGACGAATGTTTGGCTTTGCCTCTGCTATTATTTTTATCAATCTTTTCTGCATTTATTTTATTATTGATGGGGCTCTTGAAAAAAATTACACACGTCTGATCTGGCCCATTATTGTTCATGTGGGAATCAAAGTATGGCTCGGGATTTTTGGAAACATCATTTATACAGCACACATCCGCAGAGTACTCACAAAAAGAAAAGTGCCCACGACCATTGAGGGGGATATTTTGTGGGCGTACTACGCTATCCACCTTGTTCCCATTCTTATCGCCAGCTTTTAG
- the yajC gene encoding preprotein translocase subunit YajC: MIITPLAAQTASTPSTIMSMMPILIIFVVMYFLVIRPQSKRAKEHKDMIASVKRGDRVVALGGVVGVVVNVLDEAELEIETGGSQLRILKSSVNQIVSKPEPRTEKKDAKAAKLKVVKKK, from the coding sequence ATGATTATAACACCTCTTGCCGCACAGACTGCTTCGACCCCATCAACGATAATGAGTATGATGCCCATTCTTATTATTTTTGTGGTGATGTACTTTCTCGTGATTCGCCCCCAAAGCAAACGCGCTAAAGAACATAAAGATATGATTGCTTCCGTAAAGCGTGGGGATCGTGTGGTTGCTTTGGGCGGAGTAGTGGGTGTGGTTGTGAATGTCTTAGATGAGGCAGAGCTTGAGATCGAAACAGGAGGATCGCAGCTGCGTATTTTGAAATCTAGTGTCAATCAGATTGTTTCAAAACCAGAACCACGCACAGAAAAAAAAGACGCAAAAGCAGCAAAGCTCAAGGTTGTCAAAAAAAAATAG